The following is a genomic window from Candidatus Cloacimonadota bacterium.
GCTGTAGAGAAAGGTGCGGCCCAGGGAAATGGCGGTTTGGGATCTCAACAGCAGGTTCCAGCGCCAACTGCGGATGAAATAGGCGCTCAGGTAGGCGATGGCGGCGAAGGCCACCAAATCTGGTTTTACCCGTCGGATGCTGTCCAGCACAGCGTTTGTGTCGATGCTGCGCAGCCAGAGCCAGATCAGCGCCAGTCCCAGAAGAAAGCCAGTGATGAGGAAAGCAATGCGCTTGCGGGACATCAGGATCGGTTTAGCGCTCAAAGACCATCCTGAAATGGTGGGCCCAAACCCGCTTCAGGGCTTCCGGCGCGGCATTTTCCAGCCACTGGTAGCTCCGCATCCGATCGGCAAAACCGGGATCGTCGCCAGAATAATAACTGAGGATGCTCAGGGTCTCGCCCTCCTCTTCCTTTGGCTGGGACAGCTTTTTAGGCAGCAGTCTCCCCGGCAGCCATTTGGCCAGAAGTTCCTCCTTGGTCATGCCGATATCCGGCCAGGGCGGGCAGTCGAAACAGCCGGACTCGGCCAGTTTCCAGCCCAGGTTTTTGAGCAGGCGGATTATCGACGGCGGGTCGATGTTGCCAAGGCGGAGGTCAGGATACTTTTCAGCGCTGTAGTCCTTCAACTGCATCTTGTAGCCCAGGCCGGAGCGGTTTGGCACGCTGATGAAGATGGCTTTCGCGGTCACGCGGGAAAGTTCACTCAAAAAGGCTCTCAGGTCCGGCACGAACCAGAGCGCGGAAAAGGAAAAACTGAGGTCGAAAGCCCGGTCGGGATAATCCAGGCGGCGGAAATCCGGATTGTGGCGGGCCGTGAAAGAGCGGTCCATCGTGTGCCAGAGATTGCGTATCAGTTCAAGGCGGCGGGGATTGTCATCCTCCAGGGTCACTTCCAGGCCGGAATCGGCTAGGGCGAAGAGGTTGATCCCGCTGATACCGGTGAAGCCGAAGGATGGGCTTTCCAGCACATTCCGGGCTTCATACTTGTTGGCGGTGGCCAGCAGCAGTTCGTTCAGCACGATGCGTTCGTAGGAAGAGCCCAAACCCTCATGGGGGTTGTCAAAGAATTTTTCCCAGTCGTTGATGATCGGAATGGCCATTATTTCTTCAGATAGTCTTCAATGGTGATCCGGATATCCGGAATGGTGAAAGTGGGGGGGAGGCCCATCAGTTCGTAGGTATTGGCCACGTGATAGAACCAGGAGCGGGATATCAGTTGAAAGCGGCTGACCCAAAGCTCGTTGTTGACGAGTTTCGCCGCCTGTTCACCCAAGCGGAAGAAAATCCGGTCCAGCTTTAGGATGGAGGGGTAGTTATCGCCTTTCAACTCCCGGGAAATGAAGTTCACCAGTTGCTGCAGCTCCACCGGCTCGCGGTCGGCTACATTCAGTGCCAGACCCGGTTTGTAGTCGTTCAGCAGCAGCCAGGTGAAGGCGCGGGAAATGGTGTCCACGTGGCAGAGATGCAGCCAGACGCGTTTATTGATGAGGGGAAAGCGGTTCTTGTGCACCATCTTCACCAACTGGTATGGGAAGCCGCGGTCGCGGGTGCCGTAGGTCACGGAAGGGCGCAAAATGGCGGCTTTCAGGCCTCGCACGACCATCCGCTGGATCATTTTCTCGCTTTCGATCTTGGTGTAGTGGTAATAATTATCCGGGTTACGTTCTGTCTGGTTGTTCGCCGGCAATTCCTCCGGGATGGCGCCGAAGACTCCAACCGAGGAACAGAATATGAATTTGGCGTTGTGCAGAAGGCAGTGTTCCGCCAGGGACTGGGTAGAGGTGAAGTTGGCCCGCAGAAATTCCTGGTGGCTGAATTTTCGGCCGCCCCGCAGCGCACCTATGTGCAGCACGGCGTCGAAAGCGTTGTCTTTCAGCCAGGCTGCGAGTTTGTCTGTGTCCGCCAGATCCATTTTCACGATTTCCAGTTCGGTGCGGAAGGCGGAATAACGCTCTGGCTGAGTTTCAGGGCGAATAAGCGCGGTGACGTGGTAATCCGTTTTGGCGGCCAGAACATTGTTCAGCACCGCTCGCCCGATGAGTCCGGTAACGCCTGTGATCAGCAATCTGGGCATTTATCCAAAAATCCTTTGGAACCAGCTTCTCTTCTTGCGGTGGCGCCGTTCGTGGCTGGGACGCAGATAAACGTATTTGAAAGGAACGGTTTCGTCGGCAATGATTTTGGCGGGAAAATCTATGGAGAGCAATTCAGCAACGGTGGGGTCCAGCTCCGTCCTAAGCAATTCCAAGGCTTGGAAATACGATCCGTAGGGCGTTTTGGCGTGGTCGTCAGAAGCCAGGAAGTGGGCCCAGCCGTTGCGCAGCAGCAGCCAGGCGGTCTGGCGAACCTTTTCACCGTAGTTTCCCAAAAGGCTGCCGGCGTTCACCTGCATGTAAATGTCACGCCGGATGAGGTCCTTGGCGTCATGGACGTTTCTCATGATGCTCACATAGCGTTCTGCGTGGGCCAGGATGGGCTTGTAGCCTTTGCGGAGCAGGGGGTAGAGGTATTCGTAAAAATCACTGGGCAGGCCGTTGAGGTCGGATTCAACCAGGATGTAGCGTGAGTTTCCCATTCTGAGGTCGTGTTTCTCAATGTCTTTCAGGCTGAAAGGATGCAGGAAGATTTCAAAGCCCGGATGCAGCCTGATCCCCAAGCCTTCGCCAGACGCCAGTTCACGCAGCCTGGCAAGTTTGGCGTCGTAATCCGCACGCGGATACTGGTAAAAGCCCGGCATGAAGTGTGAGGTCATAAAAACGTCTGTGACGCCACCCTCAGCCATCAGTTTCAGCTGGGCAAGCGATTTTTCCTCAGAATCAGAGCCGTCATCGGTCTGAGGCAACAGATGGCAATGAATGTCGATCATCTCTCAGGGTAGATTCTCCTTTATCATTTGCACAAACTCCACCAGAACATCCGTATGTTCGAAAGGGCTTATCATCCGCAAACTTTCGTCCAGCATTTTCTCCACCGCCAGGCGGGCTTTGTCGAAACCCAGGAAGCCGGTGTAGGTTCTTTTTGAGGCGGGGACGTAATCTTCGTCGAAATCTATGTCCTCGCTGCCGTGTTTATAATCTTTGTTTATATCTTCTATCATCTGATAGGCAAGGCCAAGGTTCAGGGCATAGCCGCTCATGATCTGGCGCGTGTTTTCCTCCGCCCCGGCCAGAACGCAGGCCATGTCCGCCCCCGCCTGGAGCAGCGAACCCACTTTTTTGGAATCTATGTAGCGCAGTGTGTTCAGCTTCATCACCCGGTGTTTGCTTTCCAAAGCCACCGCCTGGCCGCCAATCAAGCCGTATGTCCTTGTGCTGATGGAAAGTATGCGTATGCAGGCCAAAGCCTTGGAGGGAGGGGTGATATCGCTCAAAATCTCAAAGGCGAGAGCGTAAAGCGCATCACCGGCAAGGATTCCCACTGTGTTGTCATATTTCATGTGCAGCGCCGGGGCAGCTCGCCGCTCCGTCCTGTTCATCAAAAAGGGAAGGTCATCGTGCGTCAAGGCCGCGTTGTGGGCAATTTCCAGCGCTGTGGCGGCCTTCAGGGCCTCTGCCATGCTTTTGCCCTTCATTCCGGTGAGCATATCGTACATTGCAAGCAGCAAAAGCGGACGCCAGCGTTTTCCGCCGGGGAAGATAGCGTAGCGCGTGGCTTTCTTGAGTTCCTTGGCCGGTGCTGTCTGAGGACTAATGTATTGTTTCAGACTGGCTTCGATCATATCCAAACGGGTCTCAAAATACTTCTGTAACAGCAAGTTATACTCCCTGATGGCTGTTTCTCTCATTTTCACGCCATTTTACTTTTCCTTACTCTGAAACGGCCAATATTGTCAAGAACTTTTATTGGAAAACGGCATCAAAGCTCCCAATTTCAGAAATACCCCACTCGATTTTTGGAGCTGAAAAACGACTGGTCTTGGACCTGACTGCGAACATCAGACACCAGCCAGGAAAGCTCTTTCGCGCGTAATATTCAAGACGGCATTTCGTTTCTTATCATGGTGATAGCTTGCACAAAAGAAATAATCAGTTTTAAGAGACTACCATATCTATCTACTATACAGTTTAATACCCTCTTCTTACAGCGCCCGTGACCCGTAGAGGATCATAGCGTTGTTTGCTGGCCGTTAAGGCCCTCCTCTATGCCCCAGACGCGCCTCCCGCTAAATCCTCGCACCAAATGCGGGCATCGTGCGGGAGGCATGAAAGAGGGATGGAAGCGAGGGCTCAGGGCCTGACATGCAGGACATGGCGGTGGGTGAGCATTTATGGCTGTATTTTGATTAGAGCGGATGCTGGCACTCAACAGCAAAACAACCTGGAGGGCTTTACCTATCCGGTTTGACAGAGAGCCGTCAATAAATGGGGAAAAGGAAGGATTTGGACTGGGAAACCATGATTTCCCTTGACCTCCACAGGCAGGGAAAATACCGGGTCAGGCAAGGAAAACATGATACGAACCGGGAAAATAATCGACATCGACTGCCAGTGCGGCTTCAGGCTTTTCCGCTATTTCAAGGCGGGAAAGGGGCGGCTTATCAAATGCCTCATCAGCAGGCTGAGTGAGGACCGGGTTGGCCTAACGGGGGCGGCGACCTTCTCGAGGCCCATCTGTCCCGCTTGCGGCCGGGAACTGGGCATCGTGATGATGATCCATGGAGAACCGGCTCTGAAACTTAACCAGGGCACAATCAAAAGCGTGAGGATCTGATCCGGATTTGGGATCAGAAACGCTGTCAGAGGCTTTGTTTTAGAATGGGATCAGAGGGGCAGGGAGACTCTTGTTCCTGTTTTGGCTGACTGGTAGATGGCCTGGATGATTTCCACGGATTTCCGACCGTCCCTTCCGTCGGTGAAGGGTTTTCCCTTGTTCAGAAGGACGTCCACCACGTTGCGGTAATAGGGGTTGTGGCCGAATCCGTAAACGTTTGGGGGCTGATAGTTGGCATCCAGGGCGATGCGGTCATCGTCGTCGTAGTCTTCAAATTCCCACTTTTCTATCTTGTTGACGGCCACCCCGCCCACTTTCACGGTGCCCTTTTCGCCGATGATGGTGATTGAGCCTTCGAAATTCTTTGGATAGGTGAGCATGGTTACATTTAGGGTGGCGATGATCCCGGAGCGGAAATGGAGGATGGCGCAGCCGGTGTCCTCAGCTTCGATCCGGCGGGCCATGGTGGAGGTATAGGCCATCACGCTGTCCACATTCCCCAGCAGCCAGTATATGGCATCCACGTAATGGCTGGCCTGGTTCATGAAGGCGCCGCCGTCGAATTCCCAGGTCCCGCGCCATTTGGCAGCGTCGTAATACTCTTGGGGGCGTTGCCAGAAGACGTTGGACTGGGCCAGGAAGATGCGCCCGAAGCGGTTTTTGTCCACAGCCTGTTTGAGCAGCTGCATGGTGCTGTTGAGGCGGTTTTGCTTCACCACGAAGAGCTTGACTTGGTTGGCGTCGCAGGCCTTGATCAGCCTGCTGGCGCCGTCGATGTTGATGGCCATGGGCTTTTCTGTGATCACGTTGACTTTGTGTTTGGCCACGTCGATGCCTATCTGGGGATGGAGTCCACTGGGTGTGCAGATGCTTACTGCGTCGAGCTTTTCCTTGTCCAGCATTTCCAGATGGTCTGTGTACCAGTTCGTTATGCCATAGGTCTCGGCGGCGAGGCGGGCTTTTTCTTCGACAACATCCGCGCAGGCGACAAACTCGGCTTCGGGAATTTGGGAAACTGCTTCAAAATGGTTTTTGGAGATGCGGCCGCAACCGATCAATCCTAATTTTATCTTTTTCAATTCTTGTCTCCTTGAGAGTGATTCTTGAGATACCAAGCGCACATTTCGGCGATGCTGGAAGCGATGCTCGTGGTCTGAACATATCCAGCCGAGCGTATCTTGGCGGCTTGGAAATTGGTCTCGGTGGCGAATTTCTTCATGCGGTCACTGTTGATGGGAAAATCGATCCCCAGCAGTTTGGCAGGGAGGTCAAAGATTCTGCCAATACCCACGGCCATTTGGATGGGAATATTCACCCGGGGCATCCGGAAGCCTGGCTGCGAGGCGATTAAACGCATCAATTCATGCAGGGTTAAGTAAGGCTCGTCAACGCAGTTGAAGTGCTGAAAGCCTGGCTGGAGCAAGCCCAGGGCGAATATGACCATGCCGGTGACGCTATCCAGGGATACCACGCTTTTAACGTGGTCGCCTTTGCCCACCATCACCCAGGGTCGGCGGTGCATGGTATCCAGAAGTTTGTACATGTTGGCGTAGTTGTGGGGGCCGAAGATCACGGTGGGACGCAGCACAATGAGTTCCCGGAGCGGATCTTTCTTTATCCAGTCAACGCAGAGCAGTTCGCCTGCCAGTTTGGATTCGCCGTAGGGATGGTCCGGCGCGTAAGGCGCATCCTCATCAGCGGCCCCTACGGGATGTCCGAAAACGGAAACCGTGCTCAGGTAGATGAGGCGCCTTATCCCTTTCTGGGAGGCGAATTCGAGCAGGGTCTTGGTCCCGTATTTGTTGTGGGAAAAGTATTCCCCGCGCTTGATGCCGAAATCGTGTTTGGCAGCGGCGCAGTGAATGATAAGATCGATCTCGGCGTTGTTTTCCAGCTCGAAAGCTCCGGAGGCGGATTTGAGGTCGGGCAGGGAGCGGATATCACCCAGGATCGTCTTGGGATGAGGGTTGGCGTCGCAGTGGGCGCTGAGGTCTATCCCCTGAACCTGATGGCCCAGGCGGTCGAGTTCCCACATCAGTCGGGAGCCTACAAAGCCGTTGCTGCCTGTTATTAGTATATTCATTTATGTAGGGCGTCTCCTAACGCACCGGGTTCCAAATGGCGGTCTTCTTTCTCTGCAGATAGCGGACGAAGGCTACCAGCGACGACCAGATCATCCCCACCAGATATGCCGGCAGGGAAAAGAATGGCGGGCGCTTGCCACGAGCTTGAAGGATCAAGCCAAGCACGCCCAATCCGTAAATCAGGCACTGGAGCAAAAATATCACCCGGTAGAAGCGAATTTGTAACAGGAAAGCGGAGGCAAGGAATCCTGTCAACACAAAAACGAAAAAGAGCCAGCGCAGCAGCTTGTGGGAAACGAGCTGGAAGCTGGTGGCGGGATAGCGGAAGGGGTTGAGTAGCGCTAGGTTGCGTTCCAGCACAAACCATTGAGGGGTGATGATGCGGATCTTACGGGCGATTTCCTGTCTGGCGGATTCAGTTTCTTCCTCAAAAACGTTGGCATGGGGCTCGTAAGCCGCCAGAAAGCCGTTTTTAAGTACGGTTAGTACGCGCTCGAAATCGTCCACCGACTGGGGATCAACCCTCTGAAAGAGGTCGCGACGGATGAGAAAGATGGAACCGTTGGCACCGATGATGGAATGAAAATCGCTGTCCAGCTTCTTGAGCCAGGATTCGTAGCGCCAGTAGAGGCCTTCACCGGATTTTCCACCTTCTCCCGGGGTGAGCCTCAGTTCACCTGAAACCAAAGCCAGTCTGGAATCAGAGCGCATTCTGGCAACCAAGAGCTTCAGGGCATCAGGCGCGAAAATGGAGTTGGCATCAGTAGAAAACACGTAATCGCAATCCAGCCGCGGCAGTACCAGGTTGTGGGCTGATTGCTTGCCTTGACGCGGTTTTTGGATCACCAGTTCCACCCGCTGGTCCTGATAGCGGCTTACGATTTCATTAGTCGCGTCCTCTGAATCGTCCGAAATGACGATCATATTCAGGCGGTCATGGGGGTAATCGAGTTCCAGGAAAGAAGTAATCTTGGCCTCGATCACATCCTCCTCGTTACGGGCGGGACAGAGTATGGTCACACGGGGAAATTCAGCTGTTTCCGCAGGGGTGGGATTGTATCTTTTCCTGAAACGGGTCAAGATGGCGATAATGAGGGGATATCCCGCCAGATGGTAAGCCAAGGCGGCTACGGAGAACCAGAAGAGGGTTTGGGTGAAGATCATGTTTGTTAACTCACTTCCTGTCGCTGGTCCAGCTGGTTGATGAAAGTGTCGGAATCCAAGGCGACAAACGCAAAGTCAGGAGAAGGCCCATTCTGTCAAGCTATTTGTCTGTTAGGCAAAGAAACATTTGACAGGGGCGGGCTGCGGATAATTATGTGTCCCATGTCGAGTCTTAACTTCGTGAAAAACGCTTCAGAGGATACGGGGATATAATTATATGCCCGGAATCAACCTGAAGAAAAACATCCTGCTTGGCGGCAGCTCCAGATTGCTGATCATGGGGTTGTCTTTCCTTTGCAGTTGGATTTCCGCACGTTTTTTGGGGGTGGAGCTCAAAGGCCAGTACAGTTATCTGGTAACCTTGGGAGGTTTCATCTGGATGGTGCTGGATTTGGGATTGTACCGCAGCTATCCCTATCTGATCCGCAAAAACCCAGACAAGCTGAACAGCCTGCTGGGCTGGACGATCCTTTCCTTTGTGCTGGAAACCTTGCTGTTGGCGGCCTTGGGACTTGGTTTGCTGCGGTTCTGGAACTCAATTCTGGGCTTTGTCTTTGATCCTCTATCCATGCTGCTTTTCATAGGCTTCATCACCCTCACCAAGCTATTCATGCACCTCCAGAGTCTCTATATGGGCATGGACCGAATCGGGCTGCACTCTCTGGGTCACATCCTCAATTCCTTAACCTGCTTGCTCCTCTTTGCCCTTGGTTATTTTATGTTCCAGGGGGAAAGGCGGCTGGTCTTCATCTTGGGCTCGATGTTGCTGGGTTTGACGGTAGCCAGTCTCTTTTTCTTGCTGGCCAAAAGATGGGGTAATCCGTGGCGGAACTGGCAGCCGCGTTTTGTATTGAATTCCTATAAATTCGGGATCCGGGTGTTCATTTCCAGCCTGCTGATCATGCTGTTGATTCGAGCGGACATTGTGCTCATAAAGCATTTCCTCGGTTTTAGCGAGGTGGGAATCTACTCGATTGGAGCGCATATCGTTGACACGCTGCAAACAGCATCCAACGTTGTTGGCGGTTTTCTCTTCGTGAAACTTTCAGATACCGCGGACGACCGCGCCAAGTGGCTCCTGATGAAGAAGATGCTGATGCTGTTCTTCGTTTTTCTCAGCTTCACCAATCTCGGTTTTGCCCTGCTGGGAAAATGGGTGCTCCAAACCTTTTACGGAGCGGATTTCGTGCCTGCCTATGGGGTTTATCTATGGCTGATACCGGCAAGTTACGGGCTCAGTTTCGGCTCGCTTTTCAACAACTATCTGAACAGCAAGGGATTCCCCGTCGCCACCATCTTCATTGCCGGACTCGTCCTGGTAATGAACATTGGGCTGAACATACTGCTGATCCCGCTTTTGGGAATTATAGGGGCTGCCATCGCCACCGATATCGCCTATCTGCTCTGGTTCCTGCTGATCATCGCTTATGAACAGCGAAGCAGCGGTGGCCAGATGCTCTCCTGCCTGGCTCCAGCCAAGACCGATTGGAGAGATTTCAGCCTGGAGCTGCTCTCCACCTTACGTGTGAGGAACAGGAACAATCTGGGAAAGGAACAGTTCTGATGAGCAAATCGAGCCGAGAAATTCTGATCATCCATACTTGGGGCATTGGTGATTTAGTCCTGCTCACACCGGCGTTGAGAGTGGGTTAAAACTGTATACGGACTGCGGATCACTCTGCTCTTCCTTTCTCATCACGAGATCATTCCAGTGCTGAAGCAGACTTTATGGATAATATCTGCTAAGAGAGCTGGAAACATGCCCAGCCGGTCCTGACCCTGAGTGGCAATTTCTCGCAATTCCCTTGACTCGTGGGGCAGGCCGAAAATAATGGTGTGCAATTAGATCTAATATGCGAGATTATATGGAAATCAGCGAAAAAACTGTGATATCGAACTTCATCCGTACGATAATAGACAAGGATTTGGCCAGCGGCAAACACAGCAAAGTGGTGACCCGCTTTCCCCCAGAACCGAACGGTTACCTGCATATCGGGCACGCCAAATCGATCTGCCTCAATTTCGGCCTTGCCAGAGACTACGGTGGAGTCTGCCATCTGCGTTTCGACGACACCAACCCCATCAAGGAAGATGTGGAGTATGTGGATTCCATCATGGCGGATGTGCGTTGGCTGGGTTTTGATTGGCAGGACAATCTTTTTTACGCTTCAGACTATTTCGACCAGCTTTACGAATATGCTGAGATCCTTATCCAGAAAGGCCTGGCTTACGTTTGCGACCTCAGTCAGGAAGAAATCCGCGCCCACCGCGGCACCCTGACAGTTCCTGGTGATGACAGCCCATACCGCGAACGGAGCGTGGAAGAAAATCTGGACCTCTTTCGCCGCATGCGAGCCGGGGAGTTCGAGGAAGGGACAAAATCCCTGCGCGCCAAAATAGATATGGCATCGCCAAACCTGAACATGCGCGATCCCGTGATCTACCGCATCAAGAAAGCCGAGCACCATCGCACCGGAATAAAATGGGTGATATATCCCATGTACGATTATACCCACTGCATTTCAGACGCCATCGAAGGCATCACCCACTCCATCTGCACCCTCGAGTTCGAAGACCACAGGCCGCTCTACGACTGGTTTCTGGACCAACTGCCGGTGCCCTGCCACCCCCAACAGATTGAGTTCGCCAGGCTGAACCTGAGCTACACCGTGATGAGCAAACGCCGTCTGCTGGAACTGGTGGAAAGCGGAGCGGTGAGTGGCTGGGACGATCCGCGCATGCCAACCATAGCCGGGATGAGGCGCAGAGGCTTTTCGCCAGAAGCGATAAGGGAATTCGCCGACCGCATTGGTGTCTCAAAAGCCACTTCCATCGTGGATTTCGAGCTTCTCCAGTTCTGCGTGCGAGAAGACCTGAACAAACGCGCAAACCGGGTGATGGTGGTGCTGGAGCCGCTGAAGCTGACCATCGAGAACTATCCCGATGGCAAATTCGAAGAACTGGAAGCTGAGAACAACCCTGAAGATCCAGGCGCCGGGAAGCGTTTGGTGCCGTTCGGAAAACATCTCTACATCGAGCGTGGTGATTTTTGCGAAAACCCTGTCAAAGGCTGGTTCCGCCTTTCGCCGGGAGCTGAAGTGCGCCTCAAACATGCTTACTACGTCACCTGCCGGGAGGTGGTGAAAGACACGGAAGGCCGCGTTACCGAGATTATCTGCAGCCACGATCCAGAATCAAGAGGTGGCTGGACATCTGACGAACGCAAGGTGAAAGGCACCATCCACTGGGTGAGTGCCGCCCATGCCATTGATGCCGAAGTGCGGCTCTACGACCAGCTTTTCACCATTGCCGACTTCAATGCAATGGAAGAGGGCAAGGACTATCGCGATTACCTGAATCCCGCATCGCTGCAAGTGCTTACAGGCTGCAAGCTTGAACCCTCGCTGGCTAAAGCTGTTCAGGGCGAAAGGTTCCAGTTCTTGCGCCAGGGCTATTTCTGCGCGGATGACGATTACACTCAGGAAAAACCTGTCTTCAACCGCATCGTTACCCTCAAGGACAGTTGGGCAAAGCGGAGTAAAAAAAGATGAGGGGATGCTCCCGGGCGAGAGTACCATCTGCAGGCGGAACCATCCCCCAAAGGGATATCTGTACCTATAAAGACAACCCCAACCGGGAGGAAGAATGAAAAAACTTGCGATCGCGACCCTGATTGCCATTTTGGCTCTGGCTGTAATGCCAGCCTGGGCGGAAGAGGGCTGGAAAACCCTAAACAGCACCGAACACAGATTCAGCCTTGATTATCCTGACGATTGGGACCACGAGGTATCCATCGACGCGCTGCTGACACTCATGAAAACTGATGGAGGCCTGCCTCTGGTGATCACTGTTGCTGCCGAAAAGGATACATCCAATGCGGAAAACGGGATCATGCCCAAATATTTGGAAACTGAGATGGATGCCGTGGAAAGGGAGATCGCAGCCTTGGGGATGGGAGACGCGGTAACCCTCGAACGCGGTGAAAGCCAAGTGAACGGGCTTCCCGCCTATGTGCTGGACCTTAAACTTGATCTAATGGGAATGGCGCAAATACGCATGTACAATGTAATCGTGGATATGGGTTCCAGCTTGGTTTACCTCTCCTTTTCTGGCGAGAACGGCTCCTATATGAAAAACGCTGAAACTTTTACCAAGATCAAGAACAGCCTCAGGCCAATCGGTGAGGCCTCAGAACTCCAGCCAGCGCCTGAATCACGGGAAAGAGAATACTGATTTAATAGTGGACCCTCAACTGGGATTGGGGGTCGCCGGTTCATCGGGCTGTTCGGGTTTGAGACAGGACGGCTCTTCCATATCCGCTT
Proteins encoded in this region:
- a CDS encoding class I SAM-dependent methyltransferase, which codes for MAIPIINDWEKFFDNPHEGLGSSYERIVLNELLLATANKYEARNVLESPSFGFTGISGINLFALADSGLEVTLEDDNPRRLELIRNLWHTMDRSFTARHNPDFRRLDYPDRAFDLSFSFSALWFVPDLRAFLSELSRVTAKAIFISVPNRSGLGYKMQLKDYSAEKYPDLRLGNIDPPSIIRLLKNLGWKLAESGCFDCPPWPDIGMTKEELLAKWLPGRLLPKKLSQPKEEEGETLSILSYYSGDDPGFADRMRSYQWLENAAPEALKRVWAHHFRMVFER
- a CDS encoding NAD(P)-dependent oxidoreductase is translated as MPRLLITGVTGLIGRAVLNNVLAAKTDYHVTALIRPETQPERYSAFRTELEIVKMDLADTDKLAAWLKDNAFDAVLHIGALRGGRKFSHQEFLRANFTSTQSLAEHCLLHNAKFIFCSSVGVFGAIPEELPANNQTERNPDNYYHYTKIESEKMIQRMVVRGLKAAILRPSVTYGTRDRGFPYQLVKMVHKNRFPLINKRVWLHLCHVDTISRAFTWLLLNDYKPGLALNVADREPVELQQLVNFISRELKGDNYPSILKLDRIFFRLGEQAAKLVNNELWVSRFQLISRSWFYHVANTYELMGLPPTFTIPDIRITIEDYLKK
- a CDS encoding capsular biosynthesis protein — protein: MIDIHCHLLPQTDDGSDSEEKSLAQLKLMAEGGVTDVFMTSHFMPGFYQYPRADYDAKLARLRELASGEGLGIRLHPGFEIFLHPFSLKDIEKHDLRMGNSRYILVESDLNGLPSDFYEYLYPLLRKGYKPILAHAERYVSIMRNVHDAKDLIRRDIYMQVNAGSLLGNYGEKVRQTAWLLLRNGWAHFLASDDHAKTPYGSYFQALELLRTELDPTVAELLSIDFPAKIIADETVPFKYVYLRPSHERRHRKKRSWFQRIFG
- a CDS encoding polyprenyl synthetase family protein, which gives rise to MLLQKYFETRLDMIEASLKQYISPQTAPAKELKKATRYAIFPGGKRWRPLLLLAMYDMLTGMKGKSMAEALKAATALEIAHNAALTHDDLPFLMNRTERRAAPALHMKYDNTVGILAGDALYALAFEILSDITPPSKALACIRILSISTRTYGLIGGQAVALESKHRVMKLNTLRYIDSKKVGSLLQAGADMACVLAGAEENTRQIMSGYALNLGLAYQMIEDINKDYKHGSEDIDFDEDYVPASKRTYTGFLGFDKARLAVEKMLDESLRMISPFEHTDVLVEFVQMIKENLP
- a CDS encoding Gfo/Idh/MocA family oxidoreductase, with product MKKIKLGLIGCGRISKNHFEAVSQIPEAEFVACADVVEEKARLAAETYGITNWYTDHLEMLDKEKLDAVSICTPSGLHPQIGIDVAKHKVNVITEKPMAINIDGASRLIKACDANQVKLFVVKQNRLNSTMQLLKQAVDKNRFGRIFLAQSNVFWQRPQEYYDAAKWRGTWEFDGGAFMNQASHYVDAIYWLLGNVDSVMAYTSTMARRIEAEDTGCAILHFRSGIIATLNVTMLTYPKNFEGSITIIGEKGTVKVGGVAVNKIEKWEFEDYDDDDRIALDANYQPPNVYGFGHNPYYRNVVDVLLNKGKPFTDGRDGRKSVEIIQAIYQSAKTGTRVSLPL
- a CDS encoding NAD-dependent epimerase/dehydratase family protein encodes the protein MNILITGSNGFVGSRLMWELDRLGHQVQGIDLSAHCDANPHPKTILGDIRSLPDLKSASGAFELENNAEIDLIIHCAAAKHDFGIKRGEYFSHNKYGTKTLLEFASQKGIRRLIYLSTVSVFGHPVGAADEDAPYAPDHPYGESKLAGELLCVDWIKKDPLRELIVLRPTVIFGPHNYANMYKLLDTMHRRPWVMVGKGDHVKSVVSLDSVTGMVIFALGLLQPGFQHFNCVDEPYLTLHELMRLIASQPGFRMPRVNIPIQMAVGIGRIFDLPAKLLGIDFPINSDRMKKFATETNFQAAKIRSAGYVQTTSIASSIAEMCAWYLKNHSQGDKN
- a CDS encoding glycosyltransferase family 2 protein: MIFTQTLFWFSVAALAYHLAGYPLIIAILTRFRKRYNPTPAETAEFPRVTILCPARNEEDVIEAKITSFLELDYPHDRLNMIVISDDSEDATNEIVSRYQDQRVELVIQKPRQGKQSAHNLVLPRLDCDYVFSTDANSIFAPDALKLLVARMRSDSRLALVSGELRLTPGEGGKSGEGLYWRYESWLKKLDSDFHSIIGANGSIFLIRRDLFQRVDPQSVDDFERVLTVLKNGFLAAYEPHANVFEEETESARQEIARKIRIITPQWFVLERNLALLNPFRYPATSFQLVSHKLLRWLFFVFVLTGFLASAFLLQIRFYRVIFLLQCLIYGLGVLGLILQARGKRPPFFSLPAYLVGMIWSSLVAFVRYLQRKKTAIWNPVR
- a CDS encoding oligosaccharide flippase family protein, encoding MPGINLKKNILLGGSSRLLIMGLSFLCSWISARFLGVELKGQYSYLVTLGGFIWMVLDLGLYRSYPYLIRKNPDKLNSLLGWTILSFVLETLLLAALGLGLLRFWNSILGFVFDPLSMLLFIGFITLTKLFMHLQSLYMGMDRIGLHSLGHILNSLTCLLLFALGYFMFQGERRLVFILGSMLLGLTVASLFFLLAKRWGNPWRNWQPRFVLNSYKFGIRVFISSLLIMLLIRADIVLIKHFLGFSEVGIYSIGAHIVDTLQTASNVVGGFLFVKLSDTADDRAKWLLMKKMLMLFFVFLSFTNLGFALLGKWVLQTFYGADFVPAYGVYLWLIPASYGLSFGSLFNNYLNSKGFPVATIFIAGLVLVMNIGLNILLIPLLGIIGAAIATDIAYLLWFLLIIAYEQRSSGGQMLSCLAPAKTDWRDFSLELLSTLRVRNRNNLGKEQF